The DNA segment AGCACGCGCTTCTTCTTTTCTTCGGCCAGATCGCGGATACGCTGGTAGATCAGCCGCGACTGGACGGGGGAGCCGCCAGGCGAATTGATCGATATGGCGACGGCGGGTGCATCCTTCATCGAGAAGGCCTTTTCGAGCACCGGCGCCACCGTCGCCAGATTGAGCGCCGGACGAAACTGGCTGCCACCTGCCATGATCGCACCTTGCAGGCGCACGACGGGGATCGTCACACCTTGCTTGCGAAAACGTTTCGGCAACAGCTTCCTGAACAGTCCGGCCATCTGAACTCCCTGCATTCATTCCATCATTCTTCGTGTTGGCATGTATGTATTGACGCGGCAAACGCAATGGCCAGAGCGATCATTTCTCCTTCGTATCCCCGCCACCGCTGGAAGCGCGTTGCGGCAAGCCATGCGGGATTGGCAAAAGATTTCACTTCAGGGCGCAAGATTAAACGGCTTGGCCTGTGCTGAAATCGATAAAATTTGTAGATTTCACTCAGCAGTTCCAGCAGGAGACTTTCATGGCAGCCCAGACGGCAACGGTCATCGACTTGCAATCCTATCGGCAATCGCGCGCCAAGGCGGCCTCCTCGCCTGCTGTGGCGGTTCCACAAGCCGTGCCGATGCAGCCGATGTTGGTCTGGGTGCCCTATTGGGGCTTCATGCCGGTCATGATGATGGGTCATGGCGCCTAGTCCGCTATTGCAGTTGGCGGAAGAGCTGAAGGTCGATCCCGCCGATGAAATAGCGCTTCTGACCGGACGCAATCTGCGGCGGCTGCGAACCCGGCGCGGGTATTCGCTCGACCGGCTGGCCAAGATTTCCGGTGTCAGCCGTGCCATGCTCGGCCAGATCGAAACCGGCAAGAGCAGTCCGACGATCAGCATTCTGTCCAAGATTGCGCTGGCCCTTGACGTTCCCTGCGGCTCGCTGATTGCCGAGCGCGATGAAACGACATTCTTCTCGTTGAGCCGGGCAAAATCGAAAATCCTGTCCTCGTCCGAAGGGAAATTCCAGACCCGCGCGCTGTTTCCCTTCGAGAGCGAACGACGGGTGGAATTCTACGAGCTGAGGATTGCACCGCATCACGCGGAAAGTGCCGAAGCGCATCAGCATGGCACGGTGGAAAACCTGATCGTCTCGAAAGGGACCGTGGAAATCATCGCCGGCAAGCATCCGCCGCAAATTCTCGGTGAAGGCGACGCGGTGCTGTTTGATGCGGACGTCGTCCATACCTATCGCAACATGACCGGCACCGAAGCCATTCTCTATCTCGTCATGACCTATGCCGAGCAGGTGGGCACCTGAAACACGGCGCCGATTGCGGCAAGATCGTAAAACCTTATAGGGCAGACACAAAAAGGGCCCCCGTAACCGGAGGCCCTGAATGGCGTCAGCTCAGGGTGCCTTAGGCAGCCATCGTGCAGCACATCATCATGCCGCCGCACATCATCATCATCGGCATGCCGCCGGACATCATGGACATCATGCGCTTGCAGCATTCCATGAACATGTCCTTGTCCATGCCGTCCATCGGCTTCATTTCGCAGGTCATGCCGTCTGCCGTCATCGTGCAGGACATCATGCCCATCATCATCGGCATCATCATGCCGTTCATCATGGGCATGCCGCCCATCATCGGCATCATGCCGTTCATCATTCCGTTCATCATGGGCATGCCACCCATCATCGGCATCATCGGGTTCATCATTCCACCCATCATCGGGTTCAT comes from the Pararhizobium qamdonense genome and includes:
- a CDS encoding helix-turn-helix domain-containing protein — its product is MAPSPLLQLAEELKVDPADEIALLTGRNLRRLRTRRGYSLDRLAKISGVSRAMLGQIETGKSSPTISILSKIALALDVPCGSLIAERDETTFFSLSRAKSKILSSSEGKFQTRALFPFESERRVEFYELRIAPHHAESAEAHQHGTVENLIVSKGTVEIIAGKHPPQILGEGDAVLFDADVVHTYRNMTGTEAILYLVMTYAEQVGT